Genomic window (Cellulosilyticum lentocellum DSM 5427):
GTGGTGACTGACGACCTACATAGTCTTTTAAGTAATAATTAAGTTCTGCATTAAACTCTTCATCATCACGATACTTTAAGAAAACTTCTTCTAACTCTTTAAGTGCTTTAAGCTGTGCTTCTGGCACATAAGCGCCACCAAAACTTCCGAATACATCTTTTAACATAATCAATCCCTCCAATTAGTTTTATTAGTAACTCATTTCTATGAATAGTTACTATGGTTTCAATCAAATGAGGAATTTTCTAGAACCCTAGGGACTAGCTTTTTGGATTTACACCTTATGCTTGCAAACAAAAAGAGCCCTATCGTCCATGGGACGATAGAACTCGTGGTGCCACCCAAATTATATCTTTGAAAGGTTACTCCCCTAGAAAGATATCACTTTAACAGATACGGCATTTATGATGCGATATCCTGTTCCTATAACGTAGAACTTACGACTCTGACTACTCTTAGTTCACCAGGCATCTCCCAAACCCATTCCTTATAATCTCCTGTACTGGACCTTTCACCAATCGCCAGCTCGCTGAGGCACTTAATTATAAGTACTCTTTTTGTTCCTAGAATTTAATTCCGATTTAATTACTATTTATGATATGCAATTCTTAATAGATTGTCAATATTTTTTATATATTTCATATTTTATTATATTATAGATAAACCATTTTAAATACTGTTATATGTTTGTATGATTTCTGTTATTTTTCATATCCTAAGTAAAAAAGGATTAGGAGATGACATTTATGAGCAGAACAACTTCCGTAACAGCTGAACTTCATGGATACTCGTTAGAAGAACTAAAAAATTAAGAAGATCTTATTCTACAGAGATAGGTAGGAATGTTCTTACGACAGTTGTTATGCTTATAGAAGGCAATTCAGTTAAACAAATTGCAGATTTTCTTGCAGTACGTTTAATTACTGTTTATACCTATATAAATCGTTGGAATGAGCTTGGTATTTCTTCTTTAGAAGACTATAGAGGTAGAACCCCTTCTAATTGCAAAATGACAGCTGAAATGGAACATGATCTTTTAGAAGTGGTTCAGCATAATATCCCTAATGATTTTGAGTTTCTAGGCAATGTTTGGACTGCCAAGCTTTTATCAGATTATCTTAATCAAAACTACGGGATAAGGCTATGCCCACAATGTATTAGAGATACACTTCATAAAAACAACTATAGCTTCAAACGAGCTCAAAAAAGACCAAGTAAAGGTGTAAAATCTGAGCAAGAATCGTTTAAAAAAATGATAGAAACTACGAGTACTGTAGAAAACGATTCTGATAGTGTTTTGTATGTTATGGACGAAACTGCCCTAAGAACAGAATCTGATAACAGGAGAACTTGGAGTCCAGTTGGGGTGTCCCCTATCTTAGAAAGCAATGGTTCTCATCAAGGGGTTAATATTATTGGTGCAACAGAAATAACCAAAAACTTTGATACAATAGCCGATATATATGATGCAGCACATACTATCAAAGGTAAAGAAATAAAAGAATTTTTAAGTGAACTATTAGAACGTAATCTTGGAAAGAAGGTGTATGTTGTTTTAGATAATGCTAAAACACATAATAATCATGAGATTCAAGAGTTCTGGAGTCAAAATACTAATAGGTTAGTACTTATTAATACCCCCGTTTATTCACCACAACTTAATCCACAAGAAAACATTTGGAACTTGCTTAAGAATAAAGTGTATACAGTAGGTGCTAAAGAGAGTACTGATGCACTCTTTGAAGAAGTTAATCATCTATATAATCAATTCAATGATGATAAAGGGCTAATTAAAAACATCGTTAATCCCAGAAATTACTACTTCAAGTCCAGAATATAAGTAGGTATTTTAGTCCTACTTATTTCCTGAAATATTACAACATTATTTAGTTTTATAAATGGTTTATCTATATTATGTACTTTTTTCTCGCTATAATCATTAGCATATTTGAGATAATGCCTTTATGAGAGTTACGAAGATAAAACTCCCAATATAACAACATAAAATATTTAAACCACCTTATAATAATAGTGTAGTTGTATTCCTTAGTATCAACTACACTATTATTATATTCTATACTTTCTATTCAATATATTCTCTTACACGTAAACCAATTCCCATTTCTTCTGCAAGTTTTCTACTAGCTTCAATTTGTTCTTTTGATATTACCTTATCTACTACAGAAAAAGTCACGCTTCCAATATACTTTTTACAATCCGTGGCAAATTTAAGAAGTGCATCAAACGACTCTATGCCAAAACGAGGTCTTGCTACCTTTAAATACGCTTCTTTATTAGGTGCATTTAAGCTTATTGAAATGGCATCTACATATCCCTCTAAGAGCTCTGCTGTTGGCTTATTATGAATAAGATCCGCTAAACCATTGGTATTTACACGAATTTTAATTTTACTCTTTTCTCTAATGTATTTGCATACTTCTATAACTGTTTCAATTCTGGTAAGTGGCTCACCATAACCACAAAAGACGATTTGGTCATAGCTATCTAAATTATAATTCTTTAGATCATCTAAAATTTCCTCCAGACTTGGATCATGAGGTAACCACAAGTTATCATTTTGGCCTACAGTATCATGGTCAATTCTTACACAGAAGGTACAGGAACAAGGACATTTGTTCGTTAAGTTGACATATAAACTATTTTCTATTTGGTAAATAATCGTCATTACACATTTCCCCTTAGTTGTCTTTTTAATTTATTTTTTACTCCCATCATATCAAAAGCATAACCCATAGCTAAAAATACAATAGCACTACCTAGTGGTTGTAATAAACCTGGTAATACAGCTGCAAGACCAGCCATAAAGTTACCTGTCATAATGGCATCAGCAAGAAAATACCCAAATACACCTGTTAAACCTGCTAATACCACTGCTACTACGTTTCTTATGCAAATAAACTTACCTTTACCACTTGTAAAATAGATCACTAATAATGGCTTAATAAGCATTGTTGGTATCACCCACACCATACCTCCCGGTGTAATGGCATCTGATAAAGCAGCACCAATAGCACCTGCTGCCATAGCATAAGGCAATGGCAGTATGCAAGCTGCTAAATAAATCATACTATCTCCCACATGAATAACATGTGCCCCTATTCCCGTTGGAATATTAATACGTGTCACTACAAAAATAATAGCTGCAAATAAAGCCGTCATAACTAATGTTCTTGTTTTTTCTGATTGATTCATTTTATACTCAGCTCCTTTAAAAACGGCTCATACATAATTCCCTCTTTTGTGCTCAAATTAAAGTCCGATGTATATGTAATGGCCTGGCTTATAAATGTACTTGCTATATCAACTGCTTCTTCTAGACTATAACCATGGGTTAAATATCCACATAGCACAGAAGCAAAAATATCTCCTGTTCCACTATAGGACTTACCATTATAAGCTACTTCTTTCATAAAGTAGATAGCCTTATTAAAGTCTAGCCCTATATTCATTAATCGCTCAGGATGTGCTTCATCACAAACTCCGGTAATAACAATCTGTTTAGGCCCTAATTTAGCTAGTTCTTTGGCATAGCTTTTAATCTTCTCTTGGTTAATGCCCCAAGCTAAATCATAGCCTGTTAATAGTGAAAACTCTGTTATATTAGGTGTAATAATATCTGCTTTAGCTACTAACTCCTTCATATGGGTAGGATACGCTTCATCATAAATACTATAAAGTTCACCATTATCCCCCATAACTGGATCTATTAAAACCAGCGTTTTATCTTCTTTAAAAAGCTGAATAAATTCTAATACAATTTTGATCTGCTCTTTAGATCCCAAAAAGCCAGAATAAATACTATCAAAACGATATCCAATGTCCTTCCAATGCTGAAAAAACTGTCCCATATAAGGGGTAAAATCTAAAAAAGAAAATGAATCAAACCCTGTTTGATTTGATAAAATAGCCGTTGGCAATGGACAAGCCTGCACCTGTAATGTATTTAACAAGGTGAGTGCTACTGTTAAAGAGCACCTGCCTATACCTGATAGATCATTAATAACTGCTGCCTTTTTCATAGGAGCCTCCTTAAGAAAGTATCTTTGTTATTTAATGCTTTACAACTCTTCTGTTTTTTTATAAACTAATTGTATCGATACAATTTAGTATTTCTTGTAAATTAATATATGTATTTTCACACAATTCCCTATTATGGTCAATACAAGACAAGGAGCTTTTTTATGAATATAAACATTGTACCGTTACAATTTGATTTGAATTCAACTGAACCCCTTTATGCTCAGCTTTTTCATTATTTAAAAGATCTTATTATTAAGGGGGACTTAGCTTTTGGAGATAAATTACCTGCTATTAGAAGCTTTGCTAAAGCGTTAGAAGTCAATAATATTACAGTTATTAATGCTTATAAGCAACTAGAGCATACTGGTTATGTGACTTCTAAACAAGGAAGTGGCTACTATGTTTCTAAGCGTCTTACTGAGGAAGCCTCTGTTTTTACACCCAAGCCACTTTATCAACAGGAACTTATTAACTTTTCTAGTGCTTCTCCTGACCCTGGCATTTTCCCTACTGAAACTTTCAAGGAGTATATCGTAGAGGTTATGGATCGTGATAAAGGCTATGCCTTTGGTTATCAAGAAGTTAATGGTTTTATGAAGCTTAGAGAAGTACTGGCACAGTTTTTAAAACAAACTTATGATATTGAAACCAAAGCTGAACTCATTCAAATGGTATCAGGTGCTCAACAAGGTTTAGATATTATTGCTAAGAGTCTTTTATATTCTGGTGATAGTGTGATTACGGAAAATCCTACCTATAACGGTGCTGTAGATGTTTTTAAATCTAGAGGTTGTCGTATTGTCCCTGTTTCCCTTACCCCACAAGGCCTTGATTTAATTGAATTTGAAAAGAAAGTTAAGATTTGTAAACCTAAACTTGTTTATATCATGCCTAACTTTCAAAATCCTACAACTATCTGTTATAACAAGGCTACACTTCTAGCCTTGCTTAAGCTAGCTCATACCTATGATTTTTATCTATTAGAAGAAGATTCTATGTGGGAACTAACTTATGGTACTCGGGGATCTTTATCTCTCAAATCCCTTGACGCAGAAGATAGAGTTATCTATCTTAAAAGTTTTTCCAAGCTTCTTATGCCTGGGCTTCGTATAGGTTTTATTATCATGCCAGAGGCTTTAGTAGAAGCCTTTACCCGTACTAAGCAAACCACGGATATTTCTTCTTCTGGCCTGATGCAACGCGCATTAGAGCTTTATTTTAAAAATAACAAATGGGAAGAACACATTCATTACATGAAAAGAATATATAAAGACCGCTATGAATGTATGCTTAGTAAACTATTAGAACTTGAAAATGATGAGGTAGAGCTTTATAAACCTCAAGGTGGCGTTTGCTTTTGGCTTCGTTTACCTAAAGGGATGTCTGCTCAGCATCTTTATGAAAAATGTCATAAGAAGGGGCTACTCATTTTCCCTTCCCCTATTTTCTTTCCTCATTTAGATCCTTCTAAAGACCGCTACATTAGGCTCAGCTTTGCAGCTTGTGGCATTACTGATATTCAAAAAGGAACTGATATCCTAACTGAGTGTATTCGGACCTATCACTAGGAAATCATCTCATTATTACTGCTAAATTTTTAGTTTAATTAAGCCGTTAGACATGTCTTCTAACGGCTTAATTAAACTATTCTTTTCTACGATAAAGATATCCTGAACTATTCTCTGCTACTTTTTCATAATCCTCTTGAATTTCATTTAGCAAATAATGATTGTTTCCTGCCGCTTCATAATAGGTCACAATCCATTTAGGTCTTTGACTTGTTACAAAGTGGTTAACACCTTCTTCTATAGCTAGGTCTGACTTTGCCATCCAGCTCTGCATTGTAAAATAGTTATAACAAGGCATCATATCATTAATATAAAACCACATGGCAGGTACATCATAACCAAACACTTGATTTCTTTCTTCCTCTGGTATGTACGCCCCTAATACCTTGGCTTGATCCTTATAATCTTTTATGATACTTCTTCTTTCAAAAGGCTTGCCGATACTATAGCAGTTATAACTCATCAAAGCGATAGCTACTAGTATCACTAAATTAAACCTTAAACCTAAAAACTTTTTTAAATCTTTAGTTGCATGCTTTAAAATAAGCATACTTGCCAAAGCTACAACGGGCATTGCTATGACTAAATAATGAATATATTCTCTTCCTCCAATAACTACGCTGAGTAAAACAACTACTGTACTTGCTCCTAGAAATATTGTATATAAGTTATCCTTATATATCTTACATCTAATAAAAGCATATAGACTTATACAGAGGTAGAAAAAAATGCTTCTTTTAAAATGACTATCTAAATGCACACTCCTCCTCATTGTTGTTATACCTTCGCTGCAATACTTTAAATTATGAAGTATGGTAGCATTTAACATTTCCAAAGTATTTCCCTGCTGAAAATGATACAGAAAAAGTGGAAGAGAAATAGTCACTATACCTAAAATACCATAGACAATATACCTACTAGCCTTATTAGGCATATACTTCAGCGTATAAATCCCGATAAAGCCTATAACAACTGCAATTAATGCAATATTATTAGGCCTCATAAAAAATACAAGGCTCAAGTAAACACCTAATAAATAGGCTTGTGAGCTAGTGAGTTCCTTCTTTTCATCCTCTATCCAATTGATAAAAATAGCCAAACTTAGTATACAAAATAAGTTGCCAAATTCCTCTGTGTAATTACCACCAGCTAAAAATAAGCAAGTTCCCCAAAGGTAAATCATAGGCACTAATACAGCTGAAGGTGTTTTTACTAGCTTATATGCTAATTGATACAACACCCTCACTGATATAAACATACATATCACTTCTAAACACCATACACCAAAGGGTCCTTTTATGATTAATTGTGGTAATGCATTAATAAAAAAGATGATAGGCCCTTTATGATCAAATAAACTCTTGTAAAGTATACCTCCTTGGGTTAGGTTTTTCCCCATTAATAAGTAGATGCCCCCATCTTCTCCTAACCGTTCAACTAAAGGACTATTGTTATAAGCAAATATACTCATCATAATTAATGTTATAATGCCCAGGAAAGCATAAACTACATTATTTTCAATAGTTCCCTGATTATATATATACTTTACCTGTGTTTTCTTCATTTTACCTTTATTTGTCACTTTTTCGCCTTCTTCCTGCTTATGTTCACTACCTCTATTTTCTCACTGCTCTACAAAATAAATTAAAACAAAAGATGGCTAGTAGCTAGCCTTATAAGGCTACTAACCATCTTTTATTATATCACTTTATTATTTTACTATCTCAATACTCTTAGAAGATGGAATCCAAAGTACATTGGCTCCTAAATTTTCAGATATATAGCGAATAGGTACGAGTGTCCTTGATTCTTGTATAAGCATTCCCTGATCACTACCTACTTCTATTGTTTGACCATCTAATGTAATCACTACTTTTTTATTTTTAGCATCCCATTTTACTTCTGCGCCCAAGCTTTCAGCTATGAATCTTAATGGAACTACTGTACTACCACCTACAATCTGTGGAGCCACATCATTCGTCCTAGGGCTATCATTTAAAGTACTTATTAAATTCCCTATCTGTAAGTTCACTTTAACTAGTTCAGCTACTTCTGCCATTCCATAAAGGCCTGGCTCAGTAAGATGGGCGGAAAACTTACCTGTTGCCTCATCATAAGTGCCTCCTAATTTTACCACCTTGTAACTACCATCTTCTTTTTGTTCATATTTTACAAAGGTGAGCTTTGTACTATCTCCAAATCTTACTTTTGACAAGTCAATGGTTACTGTTAATGGTTCTCTGAAGACTGATTGTATTTGGCTACTTCCAAATCCTATAGAAAGCGTTGCTTCCGAACCTCCAACCATTGTTATTTTTCCCTCTTGACTTACTTTAAGTTTAATATCTTCTAATTTAACTACTTCTATTGCTGGTAAAGACATTGTCAAATTAGTAACACCTGGATTTGCTAATAGTATTTCTTTTAATGTACTTGGATCAGCTGTTAAACTTATATTTCCAGATTGAATCACTAATGGCTGCCCTGAGTTTATAAGGCTATTAACCGTATCTACTGGAACTGTTGCTACATTATTTGAATTAACTGATACAACTAATGGTTCTCCTGCAGCGGGCAACGTTATCGTTGGCTCAACCTTGGCAGGGCTTGTTGAACTTGATGAGCTTGATGAACCTGATGAGCTTGACGTACTTGTAGTAAAGGTTGATACCTGACTTTCTGTCATGCCTTCTTTGGTTTCTATGTAGGCTTTTACTTCATAAGTTGTATTGCTCGTTAGCCCTGTTACCTTTGTTGAAAAGTTCATTTCATTCACATTTGTAGTAGATGCTTTTATCTCTGTCCATTTACTATCTGCAGCTTTCTTATATTTAAAACCTTGGTTAGTTAATGAATTATCTGATACATACTTTGTAGTAAAAGTAGCCGTACTCGTAGTAACACCACTTATTTGTGCTTTTTCAACACTCTGTGGCCTCTTGCTTGTTGTAAATGTCACTACCTCTCCTTCTTTTGTTCCCTCACTCGTTGTAATATATGCCTTGACACTATACTCAGTATTAGGTAAAAGATTATCTAGAGTTGCCGTTAGGCTACTATTATTTACAGTTGCATCTACATGTTGCCACTGGCTTATCTCTTCACTTGTTTTCTTATATTTAAAGCCTTGTGCTATTAATGAATCATCTGAAAGGTAACTTGCTGTAAAGCTTGCTCCTTGTGTTGTAATGCTTTCTACTTCTGTGGTTCCGACTTCAAAATCTTTAAGTGTTCTAAAAGTTATTTCTTCAGTTTCTATTTTTCCTGTTACTGTTGTAAGATAAGCCTTTACTTTATAGCTTATATTTTTAGAAAGGCTACCTGCCTCAGCTGTCATTTGATTATTACTTACAGTCGTTTCTAAAGCTGTCCACTCTTCTGTTCCTGCCTTTGCTATTTTGATACCCTTGTCAGTTAATGCATTACCGATGCTATATGTTACTGATAGCTTTGCAGAGTTCTTTGTAATCTCACTTACAACTGGATTTGAAATACTTTTATTCTTCCAGATAGCTTCTATCTTAATAGCAGGTTGACCTGATATATCAGTAGCATCTTCATCACTTAGGCTATAAATAGCTCCTGGTAATAATGTTGCTGTTCCTATCTTCCAACCTGATAATTCATAACCCGCTTTTGTTACCTCTGTAGCAGTTGGTAAAATCACAGTATATCCCGCATAAGCATACCACAGATTTCCATCATAATCGGCAACGGGTGCCTCAGGTTTCCATATGCCGTTTTCTTCTTCTATCCATTCACTTTCCACTTCCCAGCTACCTTCTCCTAGGTCATATGCTGCTGCATAATACATTTGCGTTGGATAAATAGCATATTGTGTGTAATTAGTATCACCCAGATACTGCTCACCTGAATAATATGGAATGGCTTTATCTTCTCTTCTTTCTACATACCACTGTTTACCTTCATTAATCGGTGCCATATGTAGGCTCTTTGCTTCTTTAATAGTAGCCCGAGACCATCTTTGTTCTTCTGAAATAATCTTTAAGGATGAACTCGTTGTATAGTAGGCTAAATATTTATACCCTTCATAATTAATCGTATCCCCATCATTGGCTTGAATCTTTTCTCCTACTTTTAAGAATTCCTTCGTTGCAATAACATCTTCTGCCATTACCGGAAAGCTCATCAGGGCCAGTGCAAAAACTAAGAACCATGCTACTAAATTTCTTCTTAATCTCATTTTCTCTCCTCCTTTTCTGAAGTTAGGCTAACCCCTAATCTTCTAATAAAATATCTTTTTATAGTCAATAAATTTATAAAAAGCATCTGATGAATAAGTTGTTATAAGCAGTCTATAAACTACTCATTAAACGTTGCAATACATACTGATACTTAGTAGTGAAAATACTACCATGATCCCTATAAACCCTTTCATATAACACCGTTTCAAAACATCTTGTTCTTTTTCTTCTATCAACTCACTGGTGATTCCTACGAAAATGGCTCCTAGTATGGCTGTTGGTACAATATACCTATAATCCATGGTACAAGTATAAGGATATCTGATGTTAAATCCTATATAAGCAATGTAAAACAAGGTCCATACACTAGGTAAGCCTATTCTCCACACTAGCTTTCCTCTGTAATTTATAACAAAATAACCTATTGCTACTAAAGTTGCTATACACAAAATAGCATGTGTAATAATCAGTAATTGAGCTACTATCTGCCCTCTCATACTAAATTCACCAAACAACGCTCCCTTTAACAGGTACATAGGTGCTGCTTTATCCTGATGGGGGTTATTATAAATAGGACTTAGAAGTCTAGTTAAATCAAATTCTATAAAACGTTGAAAAAAGGACAGATTACCACAATAGTCTTCGCCTTTACCTGTTAACTCATAAACATACATCAGAGGTTGCTTAAAACAGATATAGTTTCTAATGGGATACCAAAGTGCTAGTGGTATAGCTATAACACCAAAAAAAACATATTCTTTTAATATCCCTATGCCTCTACCTTGTTTAATCGACTCTATTAGCTTTAGTAACATGATGCTCCCTGTAAATAGTGCAAGCATTCCTACTGAAAGCTTTGTCATCATACCTAGGCCAAAACCTAATGCCAATGCAATCATGTAAAAAAGCTTGGGTGCCTCGTACCACTTAATGGTATAAAGTATAATGAGTATCATAAAAAAGATAGCTAAGGCATCATTATTAATTCTCCCTGCTAATAAATAGAAATTAGGTAGAAAAGCTATTTGTGCTACTACTATTAATGTCGCTCTTTCTTTTAAATTAAGAGCCTTACATATTTCCTTAGTCATTAAAAGGATTAAGCAACTGGCATAGCAAGAAACGATCTTTGCTGTTTCTATTAGTTGTTCTATATTATTACTTATTAAGAATGGCCTAGTTATTTTAATCATTCCAGCTGCCAAAGCATGAAATAAAGGTGGATGATAATACTGTATATGGTTGCTACTTGGAAGCCTCCCTTCTAGTAAGTGTAAAATATAGCCTGCATGACCTCCCCCTTGTATACTTAATAGGCCCAAATCATGTTGCCTTATAGTACAAGGTGTATATAACATATAGCCTATTCTCATGGTTAATCCTATTAAAACTACAGTTTGTAGAAGTATTTCTTCTTTATTTTTTTTTTGCGTTAATAAAAAGCTTCCTATAAAAATGATGACAACTATAACTAATTTCATAAAGCTTTGAACTGTACTTGTAATGTTCATAGAACTTATATTACCTCTAGAAGTTAATAGAAATGCAATCCATATGACTAGAAATAAGATGCTATATTGCTTTATCTTATTGGTAACAGTTACCTTCATTTACATTCCTCTTTTCTTTCTTCTTTGTTTCATGGTAAACCTGTTCTACATTAACATCCCATAACTCAGCTGTCTCTGTCTTATTAGCTAATATATTTTCTACTGCTACAAAAGCTGTTTTCATGGAATGATCCATATTATTATAATGGTGCTGCCCATTTCTTCCCACGCAGTACAGCTTATCAAAGCTTTCTAAATAAGCTCTTACCTTATCAAACTCTTTATAGCTTCCAAAGTATGCTGGATATGCTTTAGGTACTTTATATCTAATGGCATCCAATACTTCGTCTCCTTGTATGAGTCCTAGCTTAGTTAGCTCCTCTTTTGCAAAGCTAATAAATGACTCATCTGACATACA
Coding sequences:
- a CDS encoding IS630 family transposase encodes the protein MLIEGNSVKQIADFLAVRLITVYTYINRWNELGISSLEDYRGRTPSNCKMTAEMEHDLLEVVQHNIPNDFEFLGNVWTAKLLSDYLNQNYGIRLCPQCIRDTLHKNNYSFKRAQKRPSKGVKSEQESFKKMIETTSTVENDSDSVLYVMDETALRTESDNRRTWSPVGVSPILESNGSHQGVNIIGATEITKNFDTIADIYDAAHTIKGKEIKEFLSELLERNLGKKVYVVLDNAKTHNNHEIQEFWSQNTNRLVLINTPVYSPQLNPQENIWNLLKNKVYTVGAKESTDALFEEVNHLYNQFNDDKGLIKNIVNPRNYYFKSRI
- a CDS encoding TIGR04100 family radical SAM protein is translated as MTIIYQIENSLYVNLTNKCPCSCTFCVRIDHDTVGQNDNLWLPHDPSLEEILDDLKNYNLDSYDQIVFCGYGEPLTRIETVIEVCKYIREKSKIKIRVNTNGLADLIHNKPTAELLEGYVDAISISLNAPNKEAYLKVARPRFGIESFDALLKFATDCKKYIGSVTFSVVDKVISKEQIEASRKLAEEMGIGLRVREYIE
- a CDS encoding TIGR04002 family protein, which codes for MNQSEKTRTLVMTALFAAIIFVVTRINIPTGIGAHVIHVGDSMIYLAACILPLPYAMAAGAIGAALSDAITPGGMVWVIPTMLIKPLLVIYFTSGKGKFICIRNVVAVVLAGLTGVFGYFLADAIMTGNFMAGLAAVLPGLLQPLGSAIVFLAMGYAFDMMGVKNKLKRQLRGNV
- a CDS encoding pyridoxamine kinase, with protein sequence MKKAAVINDLSGIGRCSLTVALTLLNTLQVQACPLPTAILSNQTGFDSFSFLDFTPYMGQFFQHWKDIGYRFDSIYSGFLGSKEQIKIVLEFIQLFKEDKTLVLIDPVMGDNGELYSIYDEAYPTHMKELVAKADIITPNITEFSLLTGYDLAWGINQEKIKSYAKELAKLGPKQIVITGVCDEAHPERLMNIGLDFNKAIYFMKEVAYNGKSYSGTGDIFASVLCGYLTHGYSLEEAVDIASTFISQAITYTSDFNLSTKEGIMYEPFLKELSIK
- the pdxR gene encoding MocR-like pyridoxine biosynthesis transcription factor PdxR gives rise to the protein MNINIVPLQFDLNSTEPLYAQLFHYLKDLIIKGDLAFGDKLPAIRSFAKALEVNNITVINAYKQLEHTGYVTSKQGSGYYVSKRLTEEASVFTPKPLYQQELINFSSASPDPGIFPTETFKEYIVEVMDRDKGYAFGYQEVNGFMKLREVLAQFLKQTYDIETKAELIQMVSGAQQGLDIIAKSLLYSGDSVITENPTYNGAVDVFKSRGCRIVPVSLTPQGLDLIEFEKKVKICKPKLVYIMPNFQNPTTICYNKATLLALLKLAHTYDFYLLEEDSMWELTYGTRGSLSLKSLDAEDRVIYLKSFSKLLMPGLRIGFIIMPEALVEAFTRTKQTTDISSSGLMQRALELYFKNNKWEEHIHYMKRIYKDRYECMLSKLLELENDEVELYKPQGGVCFWLRLPKGMSAQHLYEKCHKKGLLIFPSPIFFPHLDPSKDRYIRLSFAACGITDIQKGTDILTECIRTYH
- a CDS encoding stalk domain-containing protein; its protein translation is MRLRRNLVAWFLVFALALMSFPVMAEDVIATKEFLKVGEKIQANDGDTINYEGYKYLAYYTTSSSLKIISEEQRWSRATIKEAKSLHMAPINEGKQWYVERREDKAIPYYSGEQYLGDTNYTQYAIYPTQMYYAAAYDLGEGSWEVESEWIEEENGIWKPEAPVADYDGNLWYAYAGYTVILPTATEVTKAGYELSGWKIGTATLLPGAIYSLSDEDATDISGQPAIKIEAIWKNKSISNPVVSEITKNSAKLSVTYSIGNALTDKGIKIAKAGTEEWTALETTVSNNQMTAEAGSLSKNISYKVKAYLTTVTGKIETEEITFRTLKDFEVGTTEVESITTQGASFTASYLSDDSLIAQGFKYKKTSEEISQWQHVDATVNNSSLTATLDNLLPNTEYSVKAYITTSEGTKEGEVVTFTTSKRPQSVEKAQISGVTTSTATFTTKYVSDNSLTNQGFKYKKAADSKWTEIKASTTNVNEMNFSTKVTGLTSNTTYEVKAYIETKEGMTESQVSTFTTSTSSSSGSSSSSSSTSPAKVEPTITLPAAGEPLVVSVNSNNVATVPVDTVNSLINSGQPLVIQSGNISLTADPSTLKEILLANPGVTNLTMSLPAIEVVKLEDIKLKVSQEGKITMVGGSEATLSIGFGSSQIQSVFREPLTVTIDLSKVRFGDSTKLTFVKYEQKEDGSYKVVKLGGTYDEATGKFSAHLTEPGLYGMAEVAELVKVNLQIGNLISTLNDSPRTNDVAPQIVGGSTVVPLRFIAESLGAEVKWDAKNKKVVITLDGQTIEVGSDQGMLIQESRTLVPIRYISENLGANVLWIPSSKSIEIVK
- a CDS encoding ArnT family glycosyltransferase is translated as MKVTVTNKIKQYSILFLVIWIAFLLTSRGNISSMNITSTVQSFMKLVIVVIIFIGSFLLTQKKNKEEILLQTVVLIGLTMRIGYMLYTPCTIRQHDLGLLSIQGGGHAGYILHLLEGRLPSSNHIQYYHPPLFHALAAGMIKITRPFLISNNIEQLIETAKIVSCYASCLILLMTKEICKALNLKERATLIVVAQIAFLPNFYLLAGRINNDALAIFFMILIILYTIKWYEAPKLFYMIALALGFGLGMMTKLSVGMLALFTGSIMLLKLIESIKQGRGIGILKEYVFFGVIAIPLALWYPIRNYICFKQPLMYVYELTGKGEDYCGNLSFFQRFIEFDLTRLLSPIYNNPHQDKAAPMYLLKGALFGEFSMRGQIVAQLLIITHAILCIATLVAIGYFVINYRGKLVWRIGLPSVWTLFYIAYIGFNIRYPYTCTMDYRYIVPTAILGAIFVGITSELIEEKEQDVLKRCYMKGFIGIMVVFSLLSISMYCNV